One segment of Streptomyces bathyalis DNA contains the following:
- a CDS encoding DUF3152 domain-containing protein yields the protein MGRHSRKGRAKAGHPSEQSVPRGDAPPAYGKAEPPAGASGFRNSYGPPDPRPASPGDSSSWTSEEHPRRYGNGRNVRGGHPEHREPGGGWGADGAGRGPEGGDAVGRVLQGMPGSSAGMGRPSGPRQDYVDAFDDDVFGKSATGATRAVRAPAPRHPGNGNGNSNGNGRPGGTGRTGPLPVRSPGGRRPGTPGPWNGYEGPPVFPQGRPTGAEPWQDPRETTADGLPRATPFVPAQVPRTEKGGKKGRVLLTGALAVAVTTVLAFVVAGQIAGSSQSGDEKAEGAGAERGLSTADGPASRSGKGRGVPGDAQGAAPTYTQKLAKTYKLDSGFKGKGKFDAVAGKAEGVGGSEVVRYRVDVEKGLPLDDSLFADAVHKTLNDKRSWAHGGERSFERAEKGNVDFVITLASSPTTDEWCAKSGLDTSVDKVSCDSASTDRVMINAYRWAQGSKTFGDDRMLAYRQMLINHEVGHRLGRDHVGCPKDGAPAPLMMQQTKSLTTEGRKCRPNPWPYPRG from the coding sequence GTGGGACGCCATAGCCGCAAGGGGCGCGCAAAGGCCGGTCATCCGTCAGAGCAGTCGGTGCCGCGCGGCGACGCGCCGCCCGCGTACGGCAAGGCGGAACCACCGGCCGGGGCCTCCGGTTTCCGGAACTCCTACGGCCCGCCCGATCCGCGCCCCGCGTCCCCGGGCGATTCCTCCTCCTGGACGAGCGAGGAGCACCCGCGCAGGTACGGCAACGGACGGAACGTGCGCGGCGGTCATCCCGAGCATCGCGAGCCGGGTGGCGGCTGGGGTGCCGACGGCGCGGGCCGCGGTCCCGAAGGGGGCGACGCGGTCGGCCGGGTGCTCCAGGGCATGCCCGGCTCGTCAGCAGGCATGGGACGCCCGTCCGGCCCGCGGCAGGACTACGTCGACGCCTTCGACGACGACGTCTTCGGAAAGAGTGCCACCGGTGCGACGAGAGCCGTGCGGGCTCCCGCCCCGCGTCATCCGGGCAACGGCAACGGCAATTCCAACGGCAACGGGCGGCCCGGCGGCACCGGCCGCACCGGGCCGCTCCCCGTGCGGAGCCCCGGAGGCCGCAGGCCCGGAACTCCGGGGCCGTGGAACGGCTACGAGGGCCCACCGGTCTTCCCCCAGGGCCGGCCGACCGGGGCGGAGCCGTGGCAGGACCCCCGCGAGACCACCGCCGATGGTCTGCCGCGTGCCACCCCCTTCGTGCCCGCGCAGGTTCCGCGCACGGAGAAGGGCGGCAAGAAGGGACGGGTGCTGCTGACAGGCGCGCTCGCCGTGGCCGTGACGACGGTGCTCGCGTTCGTCGTCGCCGGTCAGATCGCCGGGAGCAGCCAGTCCGGCGACGAGAAGGCGGAGGGCGCCGGCGCCGAACGCGGCCTGTCCACGGCGGACGGTCCCGCCTCCCGCTCGGGCAAGGGCCGGGGCGTCCCTGGCGACGCTCAGGGCGCGGCGCCGACGTACACGCAGAAGCTGGCAAAGACCTACAAGCTGGACTCCGGGTTCAAGGGCAAGGGCAAGTTCGACGCGGTCGCGGGCAAGGCCGAGGGCGTCGGCGGCAGCGAGGTCGTGCGCTACCGCGTGGACGTCGAGAAGGGCCTTCCGCTGGACGACAGCCTCTTCGCGGATGCCGTGCACAAGACGCTCAACGACAAGCGCAGCTGGGCGCACGGCGGGGAGCGCAGCTTCGAGCGGGCCGAGAAGGGGAACGTCGACTTCGTCATCACGCTGGCCAGTTCGCCGACCACGGACGAGTGGTGTGCGAAGTCCGGACTGGACACGAGCGTTGACAAGGTCTCCTGTGACTCGGCATCCACGGACCGCGTCATGATCAATGCCTACCGGTGGGCGCAGGGTTCGAAGACCTTCGGGGACGACCGGATGCTCGCCTACCGGCAGATGC
- a CDS encoding alpha/beta fold hydrolase has translation MSSTEQPGLRDAPEPAQTVPPAGDPPVHDGETVRSVSLTGLTLNVRSRRPSRAGLPPAVYVHGLGGSSLNWSALMLELVGDVDSEAVDLPGFGLSPPPDDGNYSLSGHTRALIRYLDACGRAPVHLMGNSLGGAVATRAAALRPDLVRTLTLISPALPELPPQRTAVPTALLAVPGVAGLFARLTKDWSAEQRTRGVLGLCYGDPGRVSPAGFSAAVAEFERRLRLPYFWDSLARSARGLVDAYTLGGQHSLWRQAERVLAPTLLVYGGRDQLVSFRMARRAAAAFRDNRMLALPEAGHVAMMEYPEIVACAIRELLIDTARLTAHAEVGNPSPLRPVPPKGD, from the coding sequence ATGTCATCGACCGAGCAGCCCGGCCTGCGGGACGCACCGGAGCCGGCGCAGACGGTGCCGCCGGCCGGTGATCCGCCGGTCCATGACGGCGAAACCGTACGGTCCGTGTCCCTCACCGGCCTGACTCTGAACGTCCGGTCCCGGCGCCCGTCGCGCGCCGGCCTGCCGCCCGCCGTGTACGTGCACGGACTCGGCGGGTCCTCGCTCAACTGGTCCGCGCTGATGCTGGAGCTCGTGGGCGACGTCGACAGCGAGGCCGTCGACCTCCCGGGCTTCGGCCTCTCCCCGCCGCCCGATGACGGCAACTATTCGCTCTCCGGGCATACACGTGCCCTGATCCGCTATCTCGACGCGTGCGGGCGCGCCCCCGTCCACCTCATGGGGAACTCGCTCGGTGGCGCGGTCGCGACGCGCGCGGCGGCCCTGCGCCCCGATCTCGTGCGAACGCTGACGCTGATCTCGCCGGCGCTGCCGGAGCTGCCGCCCCAGCGGACCGCTGTGCCGACGGCCCTCCTGGCGGTCCCCGGCGTCGCCGGTCTTTTTGCAAGGCTCACAAAGGACTGGTCGGCGGAGCAGCGGACCAGAGGGGTGCTGGGGCTGTGCTACGGCGACCCGGGACGCGTCTCACCAGCGGGATTCTCCGCGGCGGTCGCAGAATTCGAACGAAGGCTGCGGCTGCCGTACTTCTGGGATTCCCTCGCGCGTTCCGCGCGTGGCCTCGTCGACGCCTACACTCTGGGCGGTCAGCATTCGTTGTGGCGGCAGGCGGAACGCGTGCTCGCACCGACACTGCTGGTGTACGGCGGGCGGGACCAGCTCGTGAGTTTCCGCATGGCGCGACGCGCCGCTGCGGCGTTCCGCGACAACAGGATGCTGGCTTTGCCCGAGGCTGGGCACGTGGCGATGATGGAGTACCCGGAGATCGTCGCGTGTGCGATTCGTGAACTGCTCATTGACACAGCACGGTTGACGGCTCATGCCGAGGTGGGCAACCCTTCGCCGCTGAGGCCCGTACCCCCGAAAGGTGACTAG
- a CDS encoding TetR/AcrR family transcriptional regulator, whose protein sequence is MTAIEQTEARPRGTRLPRRARRNQLLGAAQEVFVAQGYHAAAMDDIADRAGVSKPVLYQHFPGKLDLYLALLDQHCESLLEAVRAALASTTDNKQRVAATMDAYFAYVEDEGGAFRLVFESDLTNEPAVRDRVDRVSLECAEAVSEVIAEDTKLSRDQSMLLAVGLCGMAQITARYWLGSGRPIPRDAAAKLISSLSWRGIAGFPMQ, encoded by the coding sequence GTGACAGCCATCGAGCAGACCGAGGCGCGCCCACGTGGCACGCGCCTGCCGCGCCGGGCCCGACGTAACCAACTGCTGGGAGCAGCACAGGAGGTCTTCGTCGCGCAGGGCTACCACGCGGCAGCCATGGACGACATCGCCGACCGGGCAGGTGTCAGCAAGCCGGTGCTCTACCAGCACTTCCCGGGCAAGCTCGACCTCTACCTTGCGCTGCTGGACCAGCACTGCGAGTCGCTTCTGGAGGCGGTACGGGCCGCCCTCGCCTCCACGACGGACAACAAGCAGCGCGTCGCGGCGACGATGGACGCCTATTTCGCGTACGTCGAGGACGAGGGCGGGGCCTTCCGGCTCGTCTTCGAGTCCGACCTCACCAACGAGCCCGCCGTACGCGACCGCGTCGACAGGGTGAGCCTGGAGTGCGCGGAAGCCGTCAGCGAGGTCATCGCCGAGGACACCAAGCTCTCGCGGGACCAGTCGATGCTGCTCGCGGTGGGGCTGTGCGGAATGGCTCAGATCACCGCGCGCTACTGGCTCGGCTCGGGCCGCCCCATCCCGCGCGACGCGGCCGCGAAACTCATCTCGTCCCTGTCGTGGAGGGGCATCGCCGGCTTCCCCATGCAGTGA
- a CDS encoding DUF3107 domain-containing protein gives MEVKIGVQHAPREIVFESKQTPEEIESAVSAALADSGSNMLNLADEHGRKILVPADRVAYVEIGEHSGRKVGFGTI, from the coding sequence GTGGAGGTCAAGATCGGCGTGCAGCACGCGCCCCGCGAGATCGTCTTCGAGAGCAAGCAGACTCCCGAAGAAATCGAGAGCGCGGTGTCGGCCGCACTGGCCGACAGCGGCTCGAACATGCTCAACCTGGCGGACGAGCACGGTCGCAAGATCCTGGTTCCGGCGGACCGCGTCGCCTACGTCGAGATCGGCGAACACAGCGGCCGCAAGGTGGGGTTCGGCACGATCTGA
- a CDS encoding ferritin-like fold-containing protein, with amino-acid sequence METNGKSPETVHTGIATQDWTEASADPTYRAAVVDLLGALAYGELSAFERLAEDAKLAPTLADKAQLASMASAEFQHFAQLRDRLSVIDAEPTEAMQPFAAALDEFHRQTAPSDWLEGLIKAYVGDSIAADFYREVATRLDSDTRALVLGVLDDSGHSSFAVEKVRGAIEADPRVGGRLALWARRLMGEALSQAQRVVADRDALSTMLVGGLADGFDLAEVGRMFSRITEAHTKRMAALGLAA; translated from the coding sequence ATGGAGACCAATGGGAAGAGCCCCGAGACGGTGCACACAGGGATCGCCACCCAGGACTGGACCGAGGCGTCCGCCGATCCCACGTACCGGGCGGCAGTGGTGGATCTGCTGGGTGCACTGGCCTACGGGGAACTTTCCGCCTTCGAAAGGCTCGCGGAGGACGCGAAGCTCGCGCCCACGCTCGCCGACAAGGCCCAGCTGGCCTCCATGGCGTCCGCCGAGTTCCAGCACTTCGCGCAGCTGCGGGACCGTCTGTCGGTCATCGACGCGGAGCCGACCGAGGCCATGCAGCCCTTCGCCGCGGCACTGGACGAGTTCCACCGGCAGACCGCGCCCTCCGACTGGCTCGAGGGCCTGATCAAGGCGTACGTCGGCGACTCGATCGCGGCCGACTTCTACCGCGAGGTGGCCACGCGCCTCGACTCCGACACTCGCGCCTTGGTGCTGGGAGTGCTCGACGACAGCGGGCATTCGAGCTTCGCCGTGGAGAAGGTGCGGGGCGCCATCGAGGCGGACCCGCGCGTCGGCGGTCGCCTGGCGCTGTGGGCGCGGCGGCTGATGGGGGAGGCCCTCTCGCAGGCGCAGCGCGTGGTCGCGGACCGCGACGCGCTCTCGACGATGCTGGTGGGCGGCCTCGCGGACGGATTCGACCTGGCCGAGGTCGGCCGGATGTTCTCCCGTATCACCGAGGCGCACACGAAGCGCATGGCGGCGCTGGGGCTGGCGGCCTGA
- a CDS encoding DEAD/DEAH box helicase: MRYDPPRRLLARHTEEASILTTTTFRELGILSETAEALEAVGINTPFPIQQMTLPVALAGGDVIGQAKTGTGKTLGFGLPLLESVTVPADVESGRAEPELLTDSPQALVVVPTRELCQQVTNDLLTAGKVRNVRVLSIYGGRAYEPQVEALRKGVDVVVGTPGRLLDLAGQKKLRLSDVRTLVLDEADEMLDLGFLPDVEKIIQMLPVKRQTMLFSATMPGQVISLARRYMSRPTHIRASEPDDVGQTVANTTQHAFRAHSMDKQEMVARILQAEGCELAMIFCRTKRTAADVADQLTRRGFAAGSVHGDLGQGAREQALRAFRNGKVNVLVCTDVAARGIDVDNVTHVINYQTPEDEKTYLHRIGRTGRAGASGTAVTLVDWDDIPRWQLINKALELGLPDPEETYSTSPHLYEALGIAEGTKGVLPRGERTRAGLSAEQVEDLGETGRGPARGRGGRGQDGESERPKRTRPPRQRRRTRNGRPLGDDNSAAPTGAAEGAPVTPAGGSDEDGTSARKPRRRRRTRSSAASAASGGAAEGSAGATATATADGGQRGAAGEEGAKPRRRRRTRGGNGTSAAQQPKASPES; this comes from the coding sequence ATGCGGTACGACCCTCCTCGCCGCCTCCTCGCGCGTCACACAGAAGAGGCCAGCATCCTGACCACCACGACTTTCCGCGAACTCGGAATCCTTTCCGAGACTGCCGAGGCTCTCGAAGCCGTCGGCATCAACACTCCCTTCCCCATCCAGCAGATGACCCTCCCCGTCGCCCTCGCCGGCGGCGATGTGATCGGCCAGGCGAAGACCGGCACCGGCAAGACGCTGGGCTTCGGCCTTCCGCTGCTCGAATCCGTCACCGTTCCCGCCGACGTCGAGTCCGGGCGGGCCGAGCCGGAGCTGCTCACCGATTCCCCCCAGGCGCTCGTCGTCGTCCCCACGCGCGAGCTGTGCCAGCAGGTCACGAACGACCTGCTGACGGCGGGCAAGGTCCGCAACGTACGTGTGCTGTCGATCTACGGCGGGCGCGCCTACGAGCCCCAGGTCGAGGCTCTTCGCAAGGGCGTCGACGTCGTCGTCGGAACCCCCGGACGGCTGCTCGACCTGGCCGGCCAGAAGAAGCTGCGGCTCTCCGACGTGCGCACACTCGTCCTGGACGAGGCCGATGAGATGCTCGACCTGGGCTTCCTCCCGGACGTCGAGAAGATCATCCAGATGCTCCCGGTGAAGCGGCAGACCATGCTCTTCTCGGCGACGATGCCGGGGCAGGTCATCTCCCTGGCCCGCCGTTACATGAGCCGCCCCACCCACATCCGCGCCTCCGAGCCGGACGACGTCGGCCAGACTGTGGCCAACACCACACAGCACGCCTTCCGCGCCCACTCCATGGACAAGCAGGAGATGGTGGCCCGCATACTGCAGGCCGAGGGCTGCGAGCTCGCGATGATCTTCTGCCGCACGAAGCGGACGGCAGCCGACGTCGCCGACCAGCTCACCCGGCGCGGCTTCGCCGCCGGCTCCGTACACGGCGACCTGGGCCAGGGCGCGCGGGAGCAGGCGCTGCGCGCCTTCCGCAACGGCAAGGTCAACGTCCTGGTCTGCACGGACGTGGCCGCACGGGGCATCGACGTCGACAATGTGACGCACGTCATCAACTACCAGACCCCCGAGGACGAGAAGACCTATCTGCACCGGATCGGCCGCACCGGCCGGGCCGGCGCCTCCGGTACGGCAGTGACGCTCGTCGACTGGGACGACATCCCGCGCTGGCAGCTGATCAACAAGGCGCTGGAGCTCGGGCTGCCCGACCCGGAGGAGACCTACTCCACCTCTCCGCACCTCTACGAGGCGCTCGGCATCGCCGAGGGCACCAAGGGCGTTCTGCCGCGTGGCGAGCGCACCCGTGCGGGCCTCTCGGCGGAACAGGTCGAGGACCTGGGCGAGACGGGACGTGGTCCGGCTCGCGGCCGTGGCGGCCGTGGCCAGGACGGCGAATCCGAGCGCCCGAAGCGCACCCGCCCGCCGCGCCAGCGGCGCCGTACGCGCAACGGCAGGCCCCTCGGTGACGACAACTCGGCGGCGCCGACGGGCGCTGCCGAAGGCGCGCCCGTCACGCCGGCAGGCGGGTCGGACGAGGACGGCACGAGCGCGCGCAAGCCGCGCCGCAGGCGCCGCACTCGCAGCTCCGCCGCCAGCGCGGCCTCCGGGGGCGCCGCCGAGGGGTCCGCGGGCGCCACAGCCACCGCCACGGCGGACGGCGGCCAGCGGGGCGCCGCTGGCGAGGAGGGCGCCAAGCCGCGCCGCAGGCGCCGCACCCGCGGCGGCAACGGCACCAGCGCCGCACAGCAGCCGAAGGCGAGCCCCGAGAGCTGA
- a CDS encoding alpha/beta fold hydrolase, with protein MSKPPSLGLPPTVRAYRLPTVRGEFAVHDAGEPRLGTALLLPGFTGSKEDFLALLDPLAGMGYRVVAADGRGQYETGGPREESAYAQPELARDVHALTAALREDGAPGVHLLGHSLGGLIARAAVMQDDSPFLSLTLMSSGPAAVAASQQHRLKMLLGALGVMEMEEIWLAMCELDPVEAADEDTPPEVAAFLHRRWMANVPEQLSATAQQLLGEPDRIDELTAALSHRAEPLPVHVLSGSEDYAWPVPLLDETALRLGAARTVVDGAGHSPNAERPEETARALASFWGGCGLSR; from the coding sequence ATGAGCAAGCCGCCGTCCCTCGGGCTGCCGCCCACAGTCCGCGCGTACCGACTGCCCACGGTGCGCGGAGAGTTCGCCGTACACGACGCGGGCGAACCCCGTCTCGGTACGGCGTTGCTGCTGCCCGGTTTCACCGGCAGCAAGGAGGACTTCCTCGCCCTGCTCGACCCGCTCGCCGGCATGGGCTACCGGGTCGTCGCGGCCGACGGGCGCGGCCAGTACGAGACGGGCGGCCCGCGCGAGGAGTCCGCGTACGCGCAGCCGGAGCTCGCCCGGGACGTGCACGCCCTCACCGCGGCGCTCCGGGAGGACGGAGCCCCCGGCGTCCATCTGCTCGGGCACTCGCTGGGCGGCCTCATCGCGCGAGCCGCCGTCATGCAGGACGATTCGCCCTTCCTGTCCCTCACCCTCATGAGCAGTGGTCCCGCCGCCGTCGCCGCGTCCCAGCAGCACCGTCTGAAGATGCTGCTGGGGGCGCTCGGGGTGATGGAGATGGAGGAGATCTGGCTGGCGATGTGCGAGCTGGACCCCGTCGAGGCGGCCGATGAGGATACGCCCCCCGAAGTGGCCGCCTTCCTCCACCGCCGCTGGATGGCGAATGTGCCGGAACAACTCTCCGCCACCGCACAGCAGTTGCTCGGCGAGCCGGACAGGATCGACGAACTCACCGCCGCCCTGTCCCACCGGGCGGAGCCCCTCCCCGTGCATGTGCTCTCCGGCTCCGAGGACTACGCCTGGCCGGTGCCGCTGCTGGACGAGACCGCCCTGCGGCTGGGCGCCGCCCGCACCGTCGTGGACGGTGCGGGCCACTCGCCGAACGCCGAGCGTCCGGAGGAGACGGCCCGCGCGCTCGCGTCGTTCTGGGGCGGCTGCGGCCTCAGCCGGTGA
- a CDS encoding PHP domain-containing protein — translation MRIDLHTHSTASDGTDTPEELVGEAAAAGLDVVALTDHDTVSGHEAAVRALPRGLTLVTGAELSCRLDGVSLHMLAYLFDPAEPEFARERELVRDDRVPRARSMVGKLRDLGVDVTWERVQEIAGDGAVGRPHIATAMVEAGVVASVSDAFTEEWIANDGRAYAEKHELDPFDALRLIKAAGGVAVFAHPLAAKRGQCVPESAIADLAAAGLDGIEADHMDHEPATRARLHVLAGDLGLLATGSSDYHGSRKSCVLGEYTTDPGVYEEIVSRASGAAPVTGSGEDAGAGRATGSVTG, via the coding sequence GTGCGCATCGATCTGCACACCCACTCCACCGCCTCGGACGGCACGGACACCCCGGAGGAGCTCGTCGGGGAAGCGGCTGCCGCCGGGCTCGACGTCGTCGCGCTGACGGACCACGACACCGTCTCCGGCCACGAGGCCGCCGTGCGCGCCCTGCCCCGAGGACTCACCCTCGTCACCGGTGCGGAGCTCTCGTGCCGTCTCGACGGCGTCAGCCTGCACATGCTGGCCTACCTCTTCGACCCGGCCGAGCCCGAGTTCGCCCGCGAGCGCGAGCTCGTGCGCGACGACCGCGTCCCGCGCGCCCGCAGCATGGTCGGCAAGCTGCGGGACCTCGGCGTCGACGTGACATGGGAGCGGGTGCAGGAGATCGCGGGCGACGGCGCGGTGGGCCGCCCGCACATCGCCACGGCGATGGTCGAGGCCGGCGTCGTCGCGAGCGTCTCGGACGCGTTCACAGAGGAGTGGATCGCGAACGACGGGCGGGCGTATGCGGAGAAGCACGAGCTCGATCCGTTCGACGCGCTGCGTCTGATCAAGGCGGCGGGCGGCGTCGCCGTCTTCGCGCATCCGCTCGCCGCCAAGCGCGGCCAGTGCGTACCGGAGAGCGCGATCGCGGATCTGGCCGCCGCAGGGCTGGACGGCATCGAGGCCGACCACATGGACCACGAACCGGCCACCCGGGCCCGTCTGCACGTTCTCGCCGGCGACCTCGGGCTGCTCGCCACCGGCTCCAGCGACTACCACGGCAGCCGCAAGAGCTGCGTTCTGGGCGAGTACACCACGGATCCCGGGGTCTACGAGGAGATCGTCTCCCGAGCGTCCGGCGCCGCGCCCGTCACGGGGTCCGGCGAGGACGCCGGGGCCGGCCGGGCGACCGGCTCCGTCACCGGCTGA
- a CDS encoding DUF6758 family protein: protein MRGEPSCPKCGGRVRAPGLFADTWQCDLHGTVHPLQPVVPPSVEALAVAVGRTKVPVWMPWPLPVGWLFSGVACAGDDRSGARATAVACSGPGPLGGPGELILVAEELGVGLGARYAGIDGPDPGPGMCVDKPPPVKVLAAGRPTPLWHVGGSASDRAVFAGEARGLWLWAIVWPEQSGLLLYDELVLTDLRDAGAEVDLLPCGTLSPRIIS from the coding sequence ATGAGGGGCGAACCCAGTTGCCCGAAGTGCGGTGGCCGGGTACGGGCGCCCGGACTCTTCGCCGACACCTGGCAGTGCGATCTGCACGGCACGGTGCACCCGTTGCAGCCCGTCGTTCCCCCCAGCGTCGAAGCTCTCGCCGTGGCCGTCGGCCGTACGAAGGTGCCCGTCTGGATGCCGTGGCCGCTGCCCGTGGGCTGGCTCTTCTCCGGCGTCGCCTGCGCGGGCGACGACCGCAGCGGCGCCCGCGCGACCGCGGTGGCCTGCTCAGGTCCCGGCCCGCTCGGAGGTCCGGGCGAACTCATCCTGGTGGCAGAGGAGTTGGGTGTCGGGCTCGGTGCGCGCTACGCGGGCATCGACGGCCCTGATCCTGGACCCGGGATGTGCGTCGACAAGCCGCCGCCCGTGAAGGTGCTCGCCGCCGGGAGGCCCACACCGCTGTGGCACGTGGGGGGCTCGGCGAGTGACAGGGCCGTGTTCGCGGGCGAGGCACGCGGGCTGTGGCTGTGGGCGATCGTGTGGCCCGAGCAGTCGGGGCTGCTGCTGTACGACGAACTCGTCCTCACGGATCTGCGCGACGCCGGCGCGGAGGTCGACCTGCTGCCGTGCGGCACGCTGTCGCCGCGCATCATCTCCTGA
- a CDS encoding suppressor of fused domain protein, which produces MAVVAELVEARLRSALGEPDARASVTFLGTERIEVLRFLDDGIVRYATLGMSAAPMTDPAAVLADPEKGPRAELVLSVRAGAAETDKVLRPLAVLAASPQVEGVVVAPGASLDIGEPLWPGAAFTSVLVAEPGGLVEDLELDAPLEPVRFLPLLPMTPNEAAWKRARGAEALQERWLRHGTDLRDPLREAVPLAG; this is translated from the coding sequence ATGGCAGTCGTAGCGGAACTGGTGGAGGCACGGCTGCGTTCGGCGCTGGGCGAGCCGGACGCGCGAGCTTCGGTGACCTTTCTCGGTACCGAACGCATCGAGGTCCTGCGGTTCCTGGACGACGGCATCGTGCGTTACGCGACGCTCGGGATGTCCGCCGCCCCCATGACCGATCCCGCGGCGGTGCTCGCCGACCCGGAGAAAGGGCCACGCGCCGAACTGGTGCTGTCCGTACGGGCCGGAGCCGCGGAGACCGACAAGGTGCTGCGGCCGCTCGCCGTGCTCGCGGCCTCCCCGCAGGTCGAAGGGGTCGTCGTGGCGCCCGGTGCCTCACTGGACATCGGTGAGCCGCTGTGGCCCGGGGCCGCGTTCACCTCCGTGCTGGTGGCCGAACCGGGCGGTCTGGTCGAGGACTTGGAGCTCGACGCCCCTTTGGAGCCGGTGCGTTTCCTCCCGCTGCTGCCGATGACGCCCAACGAGGCGGCGTGGAAGCGGGCACGGGGAGCGGAGGCGCTTCAGGAGCGCTGGCTCCGGCACGGCACCGATCTGCGTGATCCGCTGCGTGAGGCCGTCCCGCTGGCGGGCTGA
- a CDS encoding magnesium and cobalt transport protein CorA — MSMIRDLRAAVRPSLRKGSRSAYPYENTRTDAAGTAVVDCAVYRDGRRVDANLSPDEALRRVRASGGHEFVWIGLHEPTEREFSGIATEYGLHPLAVEDAVQAHQRPKLERYDDSVFTVFKTIHYVEHAELTATSEVVETGEVMCFTGRDYIITVRHGGQGSLRALRHRMEDDAELLSKGPSVVLHAIADQTVDGYLAVADAVQDDIDEVEIEVFSNTTGTGRRGGDAGRIYQLKREVLEFKRAVSPLLRPMQLVSERPMQVIDPEIQKYFRDVADHLTRVNEQVLAFDDLLNSILQANLAQATVAQNEDMRKITSWAAIFAVPTMIAGIYGMNFKYMPELGWKYGYPTVMAVTVTICVAIYRGFKRNGWL; from the coding sequence ATGTCGATGATCCGAGACCTGCGCGCCGCCGTCCGCCCCTCACTGCGCAAGGGCAGCCGCTCGGCTTACCCGTACGAGAACACCCGCACCGACGCGGCCGGCACCGCTGTCGTCGACTGCGCCGTCTACCGCGACGGACGGCGCGTCGACGCGAACCTGAGCCCCGACGAGGCGCTGCGCCGCGTGCGCGCCAGCGGGGGCCACGAGTTCGTGTGGATCGGTCTGCACGAGCCCACGGAGAGGGAGTTCTCCGGCATCGCCACCGAGTACGGGCTGCACCCGCTGGCCGTCGAGGACGCGGTGCAGGCGCACCAGCGCCCGAAGCTGGAGCGCTACGACGACAGCGTGTTCACCGTCTTCAAGACCATCCACTACGTGGAGCACGCCGAACTCACCGCGACCAGCGAGGTGGTGGAGACCGGCGAGGTGATGTGTTTCACAGGCCGGGACTACATCATCACGGTGCGCCACGGCGGCCAGGGCTCGCTGCGGGCCCTGCGGCACCGCATGGAGGACGACGCCGAACTGCTCTCCAAGGGCCCGTCCGTGGTGCTGCACGCGATCGCGGACCAGACGGTGGACGGCTATCTCGCGGTTGCCGACGCCGTCCAGGACGACATCGACGAGGTGGAGATCGAGGTCTTCTCGAACACCACGGGCACCGGACGGCGCGGCGGCGACGCGGGACGCATCTACCAGCTCAAGCGCGAGGTCCTGGAGTTCAAGCGGGCCGTCTCTCCGCTGCTGCGCCCGATGCAGCTGGTGAGCGAGCGGCCGATGCAGGTGATCGACCCGGAGATCCAGAAGTACTTCCGCGACGTCGCCGACCACCTGACCCGGGTCAACGAGCAGGTGCTGGCCTTCGACGACCTTCTCAACTCGATCCTCCAGGCCAACCTCGCCCAGGCGACCGTCGCGCAGAACGAGGACATGCGCAAGATCACCTCGTGGGCTGCGATCTTCGCCGTGCCGACCATGATCGCCGGCATCTACGGGATGAACTTCAAGTACATGCCTGAACTGGGCTGGAAATACGGCTATCCGACGGTGATGGCCGTCACGGTCACGATCTGCGTCGCCATCTATCGCGGTTTCAAGCGCAACGGGTGGCTCTGA